The Alnus glutinosa chromosome 7, dhAlnGlut1.1, whole genome shotgun sequence genome includes a region encoding these proteins:
- the LOC133874246 gene encoding cationic peroxidase 1-like, with protein sequence MASHRSAPSIHTTTKVCLLFSVLLVGMASAQLSSTFYDTSCPNALSTIKTAVNAAVSKKARMGASLLRLHFHDCFVQGCDASVLLDGSHGEKTAGPNAHSLRGFKVIDTIKSQVDTACAGIVSCADILAVAARDSVVALGGPSWTVQLGRRDSTTSCKSGANSDLPAPTLDLSGLIDAFSKKGFTTKEMVALSGSHTIGNAKCAAFRFRAHNETNIDSSHQKSLQSKCPSTGGDNNISPLDVTTPTTFDNAYFTNLINKKGLLHSDQELFNGGSTDDQVNTYSANAATFRTDFANAMVKMGNLSPLTGTSGQIRKNCRRVNS encoded by the exons ATGGCTTCCCATCGTTCTGCCCCCTCCATTCACACAACCACAAAAGTGTGCCTTTTATTCTCAGTACTTCTTGTGGGAATGGCCTCTGCCCAGTTATCCTCGACTTTCTACGATACATCCTGCCCCAATGCCCTTTCTACCATTAAAACAGCTGTTAATGCTGCTGTGAGCAAAAAGGCACGCATGGGCGCATCGTTGCTCCGTCTTCATTTTCATGACTGTTTCGTTCAA GGATGCGATGCATCTGTACTGTTGGATGGCAGCCATGGAGAGAAAACAGCTGGGCCCAACGCTCATTCACTGAGGGGGTTCAAAGTAATAGACACAATCAAATCTCAAGTGGATACCGCATGCGCTGGTATTGTGTCATGTGCTGACATCTTAGCCGTTGCTGCGAGAGACTCTGTTGTCGct CTGGGAGGACCTAGTTGGACAGTTCAATTGGGCAGAAGAGACTCTACCACCTCATGTAAAAGTGGTGCTAATTCCGACCTCCCTGCCCCAACATTGGATCTTAGTGGCCTTATCGATGCCTTCTCAAAGAAGGGTTTCACTACCAAAGAAATGGTGGCTTTATCAG GATCTCACACAATAGGCAATGCCAAGTGTGCAGCCTTCCGGTTCAGGGCACACAACGAAACCAACATAGACTCCTCGCACCAAAAATCACTACAATCGAAATGTCCAAGCACTGGAGGAGACAACAATATTTCCCCTCTTGATGTCACTACTCCGACAACCTTTGACAATGCTTACTTCACGAACTTGATAAATAAAAAGGGTCTACTGCACTCTGATCAGGAGCTCTTTAATGGAGGTTCCACAGACGATCAAGTCAATACTTACAGCGCAAACGCGGCAACTTTCCGAACAGACTTCGCGAACGCCATGGTGAAGATGGGGAACCTTAGCCCACTCACCGGCACGAGCGGCCAGATCAGAAAAAACTGCAGGAGAGTCAACAGCTGA